The genomic interval GTGACAGCTCGTTGAATTTGAACTTTGCCGCAATCACCTTTTTTGATCTACAGGGTTTTCTTGTCGCCGAAAGAATCAAGGCGGAAAGCATTCTCGAACTGAAGGACTTTTCCGTCTGCCTGCAGTACGGCACGACTTACGAAGAGAATCTGGCTGAATACCTCCAGGAGAGCGAGCTAAAGTACAAAGCCATCGTTTCAGATACACCCGATCAGATCATCAAGGACTTCGAAGCCGGAAGGTGTGAAGTTATCACCGGCGGCAGGGCTCAGCTGCAGGGGATCAGAAGCAAGATGAAGCAGCCGGCTGAAACCTATTTCCTGCCCGAAGTCATTGCCGCTGTTCCTCTAGGACCTGCCGTACGTCAGGGGGATGATTTCTGGTTTGATATCGTCAAATGGACGGTATTTGCCATGATAAATGCCGAAGAACTGCAGATTACCTCGTCTAATGTCGATTCCATGGTTGCTGCCAGGTCCAGCAAGGCTGTCCAGCGTTTTCTCGGTCAAACCGGCATCGGCGGCAAGGGTCTTGGATTAGCCGACGGCTGGGCATATCAGATTATCAGGCAGGTCGGCAATTATGGCGAGTCGTTTGAGAGAAACCTGGGTGAATCCTCTCCGCTGAAGTTAAAGCGTGGCCTCAATAATCTCTGGAATAAGGGCGGGATTCTCTATGCTCCCCCTTTGCAATAATCATCACGGCCACTCAATTATCGGTTGTTACGCATAATAACGCCGTCGAATTAGCGCTTTATTGATGTCCTCATGTCTTTTCGGCGGTGGCCAGAAAAACGGTGAAATCTCTCTGCGTCCCATCTTCTGTTTCTTTGCTGATAGTGTGAACTGTCCGAAATCCAATATTGGCAAAACCCCTCTCCTGAAGTTTCGTACTCAGAAGATGCCGGTCAAAACCGTGGTGCTGCTCTTCTGCTCCGGCTTTGTGGAAGGAGCCATCCTCAGCATCGAGATCGGCGACGGCAAGAAGACCGCCTGGTATAAGCAGCTCGGAAAATCTGGTCAGCACCGTGTCGATATCGGCAATATGATGCAGAGTCATGGAGGTAAAGATGAAATCAAAATCCTGCGCTAGTTCTATTACGGTTATTTCGCCCAGGTACCCTTCAATGTTGGTTATGCCTTGCTCTTCGATTTTCTGCTGCAGCACTTCAATCATGCCCGGTGATGAATCAAGGGCAATGATTTTGCCAAGCTTTGGGGCAAGGGGCAGACTGATAAGCCCGGTGCCGCAGCCGAAATCCATGGCACGCATGCCGGAATGAAGCGGCAGTTCGGCAATGCTCCGGGTGACAGCGGCAGCCATTTCCCTGCGTGTCTGTTTCTTGTCCCAATCCCGGGATTTTCTGTCAAAGTTACTTTCCATCACTATAGTTCGGTTAAAGTATCAAAAAGGTCTCTATCTGCTTCTATCTTGGCACGGTTGCCGATAATGGACCTGTGGGAGTGCTGCATCATTTCCCTGAACGCAGGGGCATAGGAGCGCAGGTCATCAACGGTGGTCGAAGTGATCTCCTCGAGTCTTTGTTGTTTGTATT from Desulfopila inferna carries:
- a CDS encoding class I SAM-dependent methyltransferase, which gives rise to MESNFDRKSRDWDKKQTRREMAAAVTRSIAELPLHSGMRAMDFGCGTGLISLPLAPKLGKIIALDSSPGMIEVLQQKIEEQGITNIEGYLGEITVIELAQDFDFIFTSMTLHHIADIDTVLTRFSELLIPGGLLAVADLDAEDGSFHKAGAEEQHHGFDRHLLSTKLQERGFANIGFRTVHTISKETEDGTQRDFTVFLATAEKT
- a CDS encoding amino acid ABC transporter substrate-binding protein, coding for MKRFLPITVFVLLFFFGASFSFAFVRDEVVERGHLLCGVSTGIPGFSNVNGSGNWSGIDVDICRAVAAAVLNDASKVEYVPLLPKERATALLAGKIDILSRNYAWNLTRDSSLNLNFAAITFFDLQGFLVAERIKAESILELKDFSVCLQYGTTYEENLAEYLQESELKYKAIVSDTPDQIIKDFEAGRCEVITGGRAQLQGIRSKMKQPAETYFLPEVIAAVPLGPAVRQGDDFWFDIVKWTVFAMINAEELQITSSNVDSMVAARSSKAVQRFLGQTGIGGKGLGLADGWAYQIIRQVGNYGESFERNLGESSPLKLKRGLNNLWNKGGILYAPPLQ